One Candidatus Hydrogenedentota bacterium genomic window carries:
- the feoB gene encoding ferrous iron transport protein B has product MIRIAIAGNPNAGKTSIFNFLTGAAQQVSNYPGVTVERKEGIAHYGEHRLTVVDLPGTYSLTAYSREEVVARQFIVEEKPELVVDVVDASNLERNLYLTVQLMEMQVPLAIALNMADIAEKRGFVINVERLSLLLGVPVIATVGNRGRGIFKLLKTCVDALENPEQLIPKPVTYGHEVDQAIDELSVLIARFPAIADRYPPRWVAVKLIETDEEVAAEVRTLCGADYDTLAPAVERAARAIATHFDDDAGTIIAERRYGFAAGAYKECVTFKGEARRHITDKIDAVVCNRYLGPLIMLGVVTALFFWVFKISDEWAWIPWFGGPLSPTGLMVWFFEQLARLSSGLETRMPMLHSLVDDGIIQGVGGVMSFVPLIFVMFLFISALEDTGYIARVAFILDRVMQTFGLQGKSILAMIVSGGLGAGGCAVPGVMATRTLREERDRLVTMMVAPLMNCGAKMPVYAMLIAAFFPERRTGMMLLLWGISWLVALSAAWVLRRFVIRGEQTPFVMELPPYHVPVARSVLKHTWERTWMYVRKAGTIILAINIVLWALMYFPRPPEEAAARPEAGHEQAPAEERAAELAYSFAGRFGQALEPLTGLAGFDWRTNIALVGGFAAKEVVIGTLGTAYSMGDVDPENAQPLAERLRYAPDWTPLKAFALMIFVMIYAPCLATVAVITRESGSWKWALFATAYSTAIAFVLALLIYQIGGWLGLGA; this is encoded by the coding sequence GTGATCCGCATCGCCATCGCGGGCAACCCGAACGCGGGGAAGACATCGATTTTCAATTTTCTGACCGGGGCGGCCCAGCAAGTCAGCAACTACCCCGGCGTCACCGTCGAACGCAAGGAGGGTATCGCTCACTACGGCGAACACCGGCTCACTGTGGTGGACCTGCCCGGCACGTACTCGCTGACCGCGTATTCGCGCGAAGAGGTGGTGGCGCGCCAATTCATCGTCGAGGAAAAGCCGGAACTCGTCGTGGACGTGGTGGATGCGTCCAATCTCGAGCGCAACCTTTACCTGACAGTGCAGCTCATGGAAATGCAGGTGCCGCTCGCGATCGCGCTCAACATGGCCGACATCGCGGAGAAGCGCGGTTTCGTGATCAACGTTGAGCGGCTCTCGCTGCTGCTAGGGGTGCCCGTGATCGCCACGGTCGGCAACAGGGGCCGCGGTATCTTCAAGCTTCTGAAGACATGCGTGGATGCGCTTGAAAACCCCGAGCAACTGATTCCCAAGCCGGTCACGTACGGTCACGAGGTCGACCAGGCCATCGACGAACTGAGCGTCTTGATCGCCCGGTTCCCCGCCATCGCGGACAGGTATCCGCCGCGCTGGGTCGCGGTGAAACTCATCGAGACGGACGAAGAAGTCGCGGCGGAAGTGCGCACCCTGTGCGGGGCGGACTACGATACGCTTGCGCCGGCCGTGGAGCGCGCCGCCCGCGCGATCGCGACGCACTTCGATGACGACGCCGGCACCATCATCGCGGAGCGCCGTTACGGTTTCGCCGCGGGCGCCTACAAGGAATGCGTCACGTTCAAGGGGGAGGCGCGGCGGCATATCACCGACAAGATCGACGCGGTCGTCTGTAACCGCTATCTTGGGCCGCTCATCATGCTTGGCGTCGTTACGGCCCTGTTCTTCTGGGTTTTCAAGATTTCCGACGAATGGGCATGGATACCGTGGTTCGGCGGGCCGCTCAGCCCCACGGGTCTCATGGTCTGGTTCTTCGAGCAACTGGCACGCCTTTCGTCGGGCCTCGAAACGCGCATGCCCATGCTTCATTCGCTGGTCGACGACGGCATCATCCAGGGCGTCGGCGGCGTCATGTCATTCGTGCCGCTGATTTTCGTCATGTTCCTGTTCATTTCCGCCCTGGAAGACACCGGGTATATCGCGCGCGTCGCTTTCATTCTCGACCGCGTCATGCAGACATTCGGGCTGCAGGGGAAAAGCATACTCGCCATGATCGTCTCGGGCGGGCTCGGCGCGGGAGGCTGCGCCGTGCCCGGCGTGATGGCGACGCGCACCCTGCGCGAGGAACGCGACCGCCTCGTGACCATGATGGTCGCGCCGCTGATGAACTGCGGGGCCAAAATGCCGGTGTACGCCATGTTGATCGCCGCGTTCTTCCCCGAGCGGCGCACCGGAATGATGCTGCTCCTCTGGGGTATTTCGTGGCTGGTGGCGCTGTCGGCGGCGTGGGTGCTGCGCCGCTTCGTCATCCGCGGCGAGCAGACGCCCTTCGTCATGGAACTCCCCCCCTACCACGTTCCGGTGGCTCGTTCCGTGCTCAAGCATACGTGGGAGCGGACGTGGATGTACGTGCGCAAGGCGGGGACGATCATCCTCGCGATCAACATCGTGCTCTGGGCGCTCATGTACTTCCCGCGCCCCCCCGAAGAAGCCGCTGCGCGCCCTGAGGCCGGGCACGAGCAAGCGCCCGCCGAAGAGCGCGCGGCGGAACTCGCGTACAGCTTCGCCGGCCGTTTCGGGCAGGCGCTCGAGCCACTGACCGGGCTCGCGGGCTTCGACTGGCGCACGAACATCGCCTTGGTCGGCGGATTCGCAGCGAAAGAAGTGGTCATCGGCACGCTGGGCACGGCCTATTCCATGGGCGACGTCGACCCGGAGAATGCACAGCCGCTCGCCGAACGCCTGCGCTACGCCCCGGACTGGACCCCGCTCAAGGCGTTTGCGCTGATGATCTTCGTGATGATTTACGCGCCATGCCTGGCCACCGTCGCGGTGATAACGCGGGAAAGCGGTTCCTGGAAATGGGCGCTGTTCGCGACCGCCTATTCCACCGCGATCGCTTTCGTGCTGGCGCTGCTCATTTACCAGATTGGCGGGTGGCTCGGCTTGGGCGCTTAG
- a CDS encoding metallophosphoesterase family protein, giving the protein MRLQQHTIARVLALVVLVAATALLVQGCATPFHMYLTWQGDPSTTMTVNFQTPIPAPEGVVYYDTEPRGQDAAAYAFRASAPPHTVPGIKEKRAVFSVPLTGLEPGTTYHFLYGVEGKRFSTVQQFRTIPNDGSPIRFAVGGDVSVHPRARRLLKQAAAANPDFVVIGGDIAYANGNPKNLFIWDWWLQTWESCMRTEENRVIPGVFALGNHETNGDFEEPERNAPYFFGFFAQGGLPYFSLRFGPSLGLIILDSGHTVPHDGAQKAWLETVLQKMEGVPFKMAVYHVPFYPSHRDFEGSLSGAGREHWLPLFEQYGVTACFEQHDHTFKRTKPIRGNQVDPEGIVYFGDGCMGVPPRKIENEGAWYLEKASSTPHFWLVDLANEAVTYQAVDIHGEVFDRYPPQ; this is encoded by the coding sequence ATGCGATTGCAGCAACATACCATCGCGCGTGTCCTGGCGCTCGTCGTCCTCGTCGCGGCGACAGCCCTGCTGGTGCAGGGATGCGCCACGCCGTTCCACATGTACCTGACGTGGCAGGGCGATCCGTCGACGACGATGACCGTAAACTTTCAGACCCCGATTCCCGCTCCCGAGGGCGTTGTCTACTACGACACGGAACCGCGCGGGCAGGACGCCGCCGCGTATGCGTTCCGCGCTTCCGCGCCGCCGCACACCGTTCCGGGCATCAAGGAAAAACGCGCGGTATTCAGCGTCCCACTCACGGGGCTCGAACCGGGCACCACTTATCACTTCCTCTACGGTGTCGAGGGCAAGCGCTTCTCGACGGTTCAGCAGTTCCGCACAATCCCGAACGATGGTTCGCCCATACGCTTCGCGGTGGGCGGCGACGTGAGCGTACACCCGCGCGCGCGGCGTCTGCTCAAGCAAGCCGCCGCGGCCAATCCGGACTTCGTCGTCATCGGCGGCGACATCGCGTATGCCAATGGCAACCCCAAGAACCTCTTCATCTGGGACTGGTGGTTGCAGACGTGGGAAAGCTGCATGCGCACGGAAGAAAACCGGGTCATTCCGGGCGTGTTCGCTCTTGGAAATCATGAAACCAACGGTGATTTCGAGGAGCCGGAACGCAACGCCCCATACTTCTTTGGTTTTTTTGCGCAGGGCGGTTTGCCGTATTTCTCGCTGCGTTTCGGCCCCAGTCTGGGACTGATCATTCTTGACTCGGGTCATACCGTCCCCCACGACGGCGCGCAAAAGGCCTGGCTCGAAACGGTATTGCAGAAAATGGAAGGCGTACCCTTCAAGATGGCCGTCTACCATGTGCCGTTCTATCCGAGTCATCGCGATTTCGAGGGCAGCCTATCCGGGGCGGGCCGCGAACATTGGCTGCCGTTGTTCGAGCAGTACGGCGTAACGGCGTGTTTTGAGCAACATGACCACACGTTCAAACGGACCAAGCCCATCCGCGGCAATCAGGTAGACCCCGAAGGCATTGTCTATTTCGGCGACGGCTGCATGGGCGTGCCGCCCCGCAAAATCGAGAACGAGGGTGCGTGGTACCTCGAAAAAGCTTCGAGCACGCCGCATTTCTGGCTGGTCGACCTGGCGAACGAAGCCGTCACCTATCAGGCCGTGGACATCCACGGCGAGGTATTCGACCGCTATCCGCCGCAATGA
- a CDS encoding ferrous iron transport protein A, which yields MATTLYDLTTGAVARILRIRGGGPKSIRQRLLDMGVTRGTEIRVERHAPLGDPVEVNIKGYYLALRMSEAKEIEVEVIEP from the coding sequence ATGGCCACGACCCTCTACGACCTGACCACCGGCGCCGTGGCGCGGATCCTGCGGATTCGCGGCGGCGGGCCAAAAAGCATTCGCCAGCGGCTGCTCGACATGGGTGTCACGCGCGGCACGGAAATCCGCGTGGAGCGTCATGCGCCGCTGGGCGACCCCGTGGAAGTGAATATCAAGGGGTACTACCTCGCGTTGCGCATGAGCGAAGCGAAAGAAATCGAAGTCGAGGTGATCGAGCCGTGA
- a CDS encoding metal-dependent transcriptional regulator has translation MTTAANDASHWRDFDRNLVTHSMAHYLMAIRSLRQEFGYARSTDVAQVLEVSRGAASMALAQLKKRGWIAEDPNRFLLLTDEGAAIAAVVEENFAILSGFFERVLGVPRDAAISDACKMEHLLGVETGRRLLWFMRSLLDDPHRLSDLRRMMESYRDDGEATAYQEAPESNGMRAKRSGPARKAPRAGKA, from the coding sequence GTGACCACCGCGGCGAATGACGCTAGTCACTGGCGCGATTTCGACAGGAACCTGGTGACCCACTCGATGGCCCATTACCTGATGGCCATACGCAGCCTGCGCCAGGAGTTCGGCTATGCGAGATCGACGGATGTCGCCCAGGTGCTCGAAGTCTCTCGCGGCGCCGCGTCCATGGCCTTGGCGCAACTGAAGAAACGCGGCTGGATCGCCGAGGACCCGAATCGTTTCCTGCTCTTGACGGACGAAGGCGCGGCCATCGCGGCGGTAGTCGAGGAGAATTTCGCGATTCTCTCCGGCTTCTTCGAACGCGTACTGGGCGTGCCGCGGGATGCGGCTATCAGCGATGCATGCAAGATGGAGCACTTGCTCGGCGTCGAAACAGGCCGGCGGCTCCTCTGGTTCATGCGCAGCCTGTTGGACGACCCGCACCGGCTGAGCGACCTGCGCAGGATGATGGAGAGTTACCGGGATGACGGCGAGGCCACGGCGTATCAGGAAGCGCCCGAGAGCAACGGCATGCGCGCCAAGCGCAGCGGCCCGGCCAGGAAAGCCCCCCGCGCGGGCAAGGCTTAG
- a CDS encoding ferrous iron transport protein A: protein MPRESDSIGAGSDHSVPLSVVRAGACVKVTALRGGRAFQRNLIGMGVRRGCEMRVLRSSGGEGGAVFVAIGESRVAIGRGMAEKIFVAHPASGTAERPESP from the coding sequence ATGCCGCGCGAATCGGACAGTATCGGCGCCGGCTCAGACCACAGTGTGCCATTGAGTGTGGTGCGCGCAGGAGCATGCGTGAAGGTAACCGCGCTGCGGGGTGGGCGTGCTTTTCAACGTAATCTGATCGGGATGGGCGTACGCCGCGGATGCGAAATGCGCGTCCTGCGATCCAGCGGCGGAGAGGGCGGCGCGGTCTTCGTCGCTATCGGCGAATCGCGCGTTGCCATCGGCCGGGGCATGGCCGAGAAGATATTTGTTGCGCACCCGGCTTCCGGCACCGCGGAAAGACCCGAATCGCCATGA